In Chryseobacterium gleum, a single genomic region encodes these proteins:
- a CDS encoding chorismate-binding protein: MIYFKLPFDERLLTTDEKNTKNAVHFFSYNGQDQISFSGDIIEAETSEFSLIPITNEDLIKDLTNSTAETKEEYCATLQEVIKVIKENNLPKLVYSRRKIFTDFTVIDYKESFKNLCDSYPNAFRYLFNNGQNAWMGAFSEVLGKFNKTTNEFETMALAGTLPVSEEWSEKEIEEQKPVTTYIQNILKNYSNNVQQSETYDHISGNIKHLRTDFKTSIKPEDLDSIIRDLHPTPAVCGIPKDFCNENIRKYEKFPREFYAGYIKVETEESIFYFVNLRCARLYKDAVHIFVGGGITAQSNPEKEWRETELKSEAILKNLVIL; encoded by the coding sequence ATGATTTATTTCAAACTTCCTTTTGACGAGAGACTTCTGACTACTGATGAAAAAAACACAAAAAATGCAGTCCACTTTTTTTCTTATAACGGACAAGATCAAATCAGCTTCAGCGGAGATATAATTGAAGCTGAAACTTCGGAATTTTCTCTTATCCCGATTACAAATGAAGATCTGATCAAAGATTTAACAAATTCTACAGCTGAAACGAAAGAAGAATACTGTGCAACATTGCAGGAAGTGATCAAAGTGATTAAAGAAAACAATCTGCCTAAGCTTGTTTACTCCAGAAGAAAAATATTTACCGACTTTACAGTAATCGATTATAAAGAAAGTTTTAAAAATTTGTGTGATTCTTATCCCAATGCTTTCAGATACCTCTTTAATAACGGGCAGAATGCCTGGATGGGAGCTTTCTCGGAAGTACTAGGTAAGTTCAATAAAACAACGAATGAATTTGAAACCATGGCTCTTGCAGGTACCCTGCCGGTATCTGAAGAATGGTCTGAAAAAGAAATTGAAGAACAGAAGCCGGTTACTACCTACATTCAGAACATTCTTAAAAACTATTCTAACAATGTACAGCAGTCGGAAACATATGATCATATTTCAGGAAATATCAAACATTTACGGACAGATTTTAAGACCAGTATAAAACCTGAAGATCTTGACAGCATTATCCGGGACCTTCACCCTACTCCCGCTGTTTGTGGCATTCCAAAAGATTTTTGTAACGAGAATATCCGTAAATATGAAAAATTTCCACGTGAATTCTATGCTGGTTATATTAAGGTTGAAACTGAAGAAAGCATCTTCTACTTTGTGAACCTGCGCTGCGCAAGACTTTATAAAGATGCTGTACATATTTTCGTGGGAGGAGGAATCACAGCCCAAAGCAACCCGGAAAAAGAATGGAGAGAAACGGAACTGAAATCTGAAGCCATATTGAAAAATCTGGTTATTTTATAG
- a CDS encoding PaaI family thioesterase, protein MKGQTKEEILAFINNWGDVTLAKTLEIKFIDIDLENETLTATMPVLPRTHQPFGIMHGGASCVLAETLGSSLSNIFIDGEKYYGVGTNINSNHLRSKKDGIVTATARFIRKGKTMHVSEIEIRDEKGVLINHTTMTNNIIHR, encoded by the coding sequence ATGAAAGGTCAGACAAAAGAAGAAATATTAGCATTCATCAATAACTGGGGAGATGTAACTCTTGCCAAAACACTTGAAATAAAATTTATCGATATTGATCTGGAAAATGAAACCCTTACAGCCACAATGCCTGTTCTGCCAAGAACTCACCAGCCGTTTGGGATCATGCATGGAGGAGCGAGCTGTGTTTTAGCGGAGACTTTAGGTTCAAGCCTGTCTAATATCTTTATTGATGGCGAAAAATATTACGGTGTGGGTACCAATATCAATTCCAATCATTTAAGAAGTAAAAAAGATGGTATTGTAACAGCTACAGCACGTTTTATCAGAAAAGGCAAAACGATGCACGTTTCTGAAATTGAAATCCGCGATGAAAAAGGGGTACTTATCAATCATACAACAATGACGAATAATATTATTCACAGATAA